One Mixta gaviniae genomic window carries:
- the fadD gene encoding long-chain-fatty-acid--CoA ligase FadD, which translates to MNKVWLNRYPADVPAEIDADRYTSLIDLFEQAAQRYADRPAFTNMGQSMSFRTLEQRSRAFAAYLQHQLGLSKGDRVAIMMPNLLQYPVALFGVLRAGMVVVNVNPLYTPRELEHQLNDSGAKAIVIVSNFAHTLEKVVAKTPVKHVILTRLGDQLSPAKATLVNFVVKYIKRLVPKYNLPDAVSFRSVLQRGAQLGYIRPDLVNEDLAFLQYTGGTTGIAKGAMLTHRNMQANLEQTKATYGSLLRDGKELVVTALPLYHIFALTVNCLLFIELGGQNLLITNPRDISGFVKELGKYPFTAITGVNTLFNALLNDKQFQQLDFSTLRLSAGGGMSVQKAVAERWEKLTGHYLLEGYGLTECSPLVSVNPYDITCHNGSIGLPVPSTDIKLVDDNGHEVAEGQPGELCIKGPQVMTGYWQRPDATDEVLKQGWLYSGDIVTVDEEGFLRIVDRKKDMILVSGFNVYPNEIEDVVMQHPKVREAAAIGVPSDLSGEAVKICIVKKDATLTKEELIAHCRRHLTGYKVPKIVEFREELPKTNVGKILRRALRDEISKAPAA; encoded by the coding sequence TTGAATAAGGTCTGGCTGAACCGTTACCCCGCCGATGTTCCGGCCGAGATCGATGCCGATCGCTATACGTCGCTTATCGATCTGTTTGAACAGGCGGCCCAGCGTTATGCCGATCGTCCCGCGTTTACCAATATGGGACAGTCGATGAGTTTCCGTACGCTGGAGCAGCGTAGCCGGGCTTTTGCCGCCTATCTCCAGCACCAGCTGGGGCTGAGCAAAGGCGATCGCGTCGCGATTATGATGCCCAATCTGCTGCAGTATCCGGTGGCGCTGTTTGGCGTGCTGCGCGCCGGCATGGTGGTGGTCAACGTTAATCCGCTCTATACCCCGCGCGAGCTGGAGCATCAGCTCAACGACAGCGGCGCCAAAGCGATCGTTATTGTCTCCAACTTCGCCCACACGCTGGAAAAGGTCGTGGCGAAGACGCCGGTCAAACATGTGATTCTTACGCGCCTGGGCGACCAGCTCTCACCTGCGAAAGCCACGCTGGTTAACTTCGTGGTGAAATATATCAAACGTCTGGTGCCGAAATATAATCTGCCGGACGCGGTCTCTTTCCGCAGCGTGCTGCAGCGGGGCGCGCAGCTTGGCTATATCAGGCCCGATCTCGTCAACGAGGATCTTGCTTTTCTGCAGTATACCGGCGGCACCACCGGCATCGCCAAAGGGGCGATGCTGACGCACCGCAATATGCAGGCCAACCTGGAGCAGACCAAAGCCACCTATGGTTCGCTGCTACGCGACGGGAAAGAGCTGGTGGTAACGGCGCTGCCGCTCTATCATATCTTCGCGCTAACGGTGAACTGCCTGCTGTTTATCGAGCTGGGCGGCCAGAATCTGCTGATCACTAATCCACGCGATATCTCCGGCTTCGTGAAGGAGCTGGGAAAATATCCCTTTACCGCCATTACCGGCGTCAACACGCTGTTTAACGCGCTGCTGAACGACAAGCAGTTCCAGCAGCTCGATTTCTCCACGCTGCGCCTTTCGGCCGGCGGCGGGATGTCGGTACAAAAGGCGGTGGCGGAGCGCTGGGAAAAACTGACCGGCCACTATCTGCTGGAGGGCTATGGGCTGACCGAGTGTTCGCCGTTGGTCTCGGTCAACCCGTACGATATCACCTGTCATAACGGCAGCATCGGCCTGCCGGTGCCGTCGACCGATATCAAACTGGTGGACGATAACGGCCATGAGGTGGCGGAAGGGCAGCCGGGCGAACTTTGCATTAAGGGCCCGCAGGTGATGACCGGCTACTGGCAGCGTCCTGACGCCACTGATGAGGTGTTGAAGCAGGGCTGGCTCTACAGCGGCGATATTGTGACCGTCGATGAAGAGGGCTTTTTGCGCATCGTCGATCGTAAAAAAGATATGATTCTGGTTTCCGGTTTCAATGTCTACCCCAACGAAATTGAGGATGTGGTGATGCAGCATCCGAAAGTGCGCGAGGCGGCGGCGATCGGCGTTCCCAGCGATCTTTCCGGCGAGGCGGTCAAAATCTGCATCGTGAAAAAAGACGCCACGCTGACCAAAGAAGAGCTGATCGCCCACTGCCGTCGTCATCTGACCGGCTACAAGGTGCCAAAGATTGTCGAATTCCGCGAGGAGCTGCCGAAAACCAACGTCGGTAAGATTCTGCGCCGCGCTCTGCGCGACGAGATAAGCAAAGCGCCTGCCGCCTGA
- the minE gene encoding cell division topological specificity factor MinE: MALLDFFLSRKKNTANIAKERLQIIVAERRRGDSEPHYLPQLKRDILEVICKYVKIDPEMVTVQLDQRGDDISILELNVTLPEMEEAAK, encoded by the coding sequence ATGGCCTTACTCGACTTCTTTTTATCCCGTAAAAAGAACACCGCCAACATCGCCAAGGAAAGGCTGCAGATTATCGTAGCAGAACGCAGGAGGGGCGATAGCGAGCCCCACTATCTGCCACAGCTGAAGCGCGACATTCTGGAAGTGATTTGCAAATATGTGAAGATCGATCCGGAAATGGTGACCGTTCAGCTCGATCAGCGCGGCGATGATATCTCGATACTGGAACTCAACGTGACGCTGCCGGAAATGGAAGAAGCTGCGAAATGA
- the minD gene encoding septum site-determining protein MinD, with protein sequence MARIIVVTSGKGGVGKTTSSAAIATGLAQKGKKTVVIDFDIGLRNLDLIMGCERRVVYDFVNVIQGDATLNQALIKDKRTENLYILPASQTRDKDALTREGVEKILNELNTMGFDFVLCDSPAGIETGALMALYFADEAVITTNPEVSSVRDSDRILGIIASKSRRAENGQEPVKEHLLLTRYNPGRVSRGDMLSMEDVLEILRIPLVGVIPEDQSVLRASNQGEPVILDKESDAGKAYADTVDRLLGEERPFRFIEEEKKGFLKRLFGG encoded by the coding sequence ATGGCACGCATTATTGTAGTTACATCCGGCAAAGGGGGCGTTGGCAAGACCACGTCAAGCGCGGCCATCGCAACCGGTCTGGCACAGAAAGGGAAAAAAACCGTCGTGATCGATTTCGATATCGGTCTGCGTAATCTCGATCTGATTATGGGCTGTGAAAGGCGCGTGGTGTATGACTTCGTCAACGTGATCCAGGGCGACGCCACGCTGAATCAGGCACTGATTAAAGACAAACGAACAGAAAACCTCTATATCCTGCCTGCTTCGCAAACCCGTGATAAAGACGCCCTGACCCGTGAAGGCGTTGAAAAAATCCTGAATGAATTAAACACGATGGGGTTCGACTTCGTCCTGTGCGACTCGCCGGCGGGCATTGAGACCGGCGCGCTGATGGCGCTCTATTTCGCTGACGAAGCGGTGATCACCACTAACCCGGAAGTGTCGTCCGTACGTGACTCCGACCGTATTCTGGGCATTATCGCCTCAAAATCGCGTCGCGCGGAAAACGGACAGGAACCGGTAAAAGAACATCTGCTGCTGACGCGCTACAATCCTGGCCGTGTCAGCCGCGGCGACATGCTAAGCATGGAAGATGTGCTGGAAATTCTGCGTATCCCGCTGGTCGGCGTGATTCCGGAAGATCAGTCGGTGCTGCGCGCTTCCAACCAGGGTGAACCCGTGATTCTGGATAAAGAATCCGACGCGGGCAAAGCCTACGCCGACACCGTTGACCGGCTGCTCGGTGAAGAACGCCCCTTCCGCTTCATTGAAGAAGAGAAGAAGGGATTCCTGAAACGTCTGTTCGGGGGATAA
- the rnd gene encoding ribonuclease D: MNYTYITTNEALQACCEAARQHRAIALDTEFVRTRTYYPQLGLLQIYDGEQISLVDPLTITAWQPLIALLSDSSITKFLHAGSEDLEVFLHSFGVLPTPLIDTQILAAFSGRPLSMGFAAMVENFTGEVLDKSESRTDWLARPLSARQCEYAAADVFWLLPIAHTLMDETAAAGQLEAARSECLLLCQRRTDILQPEEAYREIGNASLLRPRQLAALQRLAAWRLKLAREKNMAVNFVVREENLWKVARYLPGTLGELDHLGLSGHEIRFHGKTLLDMVSAANALPEEALPLALMNINEHPLYKKAFKALKAVVQAVSERSGLSTELLASRRQINQLLSWHWQIKPRERLPELVSGWRGELMEQDIKQVLADYPQ, translated from the coding sequence TTGAATTACACCTACATCACCACCAACGAAGCGCTGCAAGCCTGCTGTGAGGCGGCGCGCCAGCATCGCGCTATCGCGCTCGATACTGAATTTGTCCGTACCCGCACCTACTACCCGCAGCTGGGCCTGCTGCAAATTTACGATGGCGAGCAGATCTCTCTGGTCGATCCGTTGACCATTACCGCCTGGCAGCCGCTGATCGCACTGCTGAGCGACAGCAGCATCACCAAATTCCTGCACGCCGGCAGCGAAGATCTTGAGGTCTTTCTGCATAGTTTCGGCGTGCTGCCGACGCCATTGATCGATACCCAGATCCTGGCAGCGTTCAGCGGCCGTCCGCTGTCGATGGGCTTTGCGGCGATGGTGGAGAACTTTACCGGCGAAGTGCTGGATAAAAGCGAATCGCGCACCGATTGGCTGGCGCGTCCGCTCTCCGCACGGCAATGCGAATATGCCGCGGCGGATGTCTTCTGGCTACTGCCGATCGCCCATACGCTGATGGACGAAACGGCCGCCGCCGGCCAGCTGGAGGCAGCGCGCAGCGAATGTTTGCTGCTGTGCCAGCGCCGCACCGATATTCTGCAGCCGGAAGAGGCGTATCGCGAAATTGGCAACGCTTCGCTGCTGCGTCCGCGTCAACTGGCGGCGCTGCAGCGCCTGGCCGCCTGGCGTCTGAAGCTGGCGCGCGAGAAGAATATGGCGGTCAACTTCGTGGTGCGTGAGGAGAACCTGTGGAAGGTGGCACGCTACCTGCCGGGCACGCTGGGTGAGCTGGATCACTTAGGGCTGAGCGGCCATGAAATTCGTTTCCACGGCAAAACGCTGCTGGATATGGTAAGCGCGGCTAATGCCCTGCCGGAAGAGGCGCTGCCACTGGCGCTGATGAATATCAATGAGCATCCGCTGTATAAAAAAGCGTTTAAGGCGCTGAAGGCGGTGGTGCAGGCGGTCAGCGAGCGCAGCGGGCTTAGCACCGAACTGCTGGCGTCACGTCGCCAAATCAATCAGCTGTTAAGCTGGCACTGGCAGATCAAACCGCGCGAGCGGCTGCCTGAACTGGTAAGCGGCTGGCGTGGCGAGCTAATGGAGCAGGATATCAAGCAGGTGCTGGCTGACTATCCGCAATAG
- a CDS encoding RidA family protein, with translation MSVTRIDPEHRMSEAVIHNDTVYYTSVPENLDEDAEAQTANALAVIDKLLTRVGSDKSRILDATIFLVDKADFPAMNRAWDAWVSPGNAPVRCTVQAGLMNPKYKVEIKIIAALNPA, from the coding sequence ATGTCTGTTACCCGTATCGATCCTGAACACCGCATGTCAGAGGCAGTGATCCACAACGATACCGTTTATTACACCAGCGTCCCGGAAAACCTGGATGAAGATGCCGAAGCGCAAACGGCGAATGCGCTGGCGGTGATTGACAAACTGCTGACGCGCGTCGGTTCAGATAAGAGCCGCATCCTCGACGCCACTATTTTTCTCGTTGATAAGGCGGATTTCCCCGCCATGAACCGCGCGTGGGATGCCTGGGTCTCGCCCGGCAATGCGCCGGTGCGCTGCACCGTGCAGGCCGGCCTGATGAACCCGAAATATAAAGTGGAAATTAAAATCATCGCCGCGCTGAACCCGGCCTGA
- a CDS encoding fumarylacetoacetate hydrolase family protein, whose product MYQHRNWQGALLDFPVSKVVCVGSNYAKHIKEMGSATPQEPVIFIKPETALCDLRQPLSIPQDLGAVHHEVEMAVLIGATLKQASEAHVAQAIAGYGVALDLTLRDIQAGLKKAGQPWEKAKGFDNSCPLSGFIPANQFAGDPQQSELKLLINGELRQQGSTADMITPILPLIAYMSKYFTLRAGDVILTGTPEGVGPLHAGDTLEVSLAGHGISTRVL is encoded by the coding sequence ATGTACCAACATCGTAACTGGCAGGGCGCGTTGTTAGATTTTCCGGTAAGTAAGGTTGTCTGCGTCGGCAGCAACTACGCGAAGCATATTAAAGAGATGGGCAGCGCGACGCCGCAGGAACCGGTGATTTTTATTAAGCCGGAAACGGCGCTCTGCGACCTGCGTCAGCCGCTGTCGATTCCGCAGGATCTCGGCGCCGTGCATCATGAAGTGGAGATGGCGGTGCTGATCGGCGCCACGCTGAAGCAGGCCAGCGAGGCGCACGTGGCGCAGGCGATTGCCGGTTACGGCGTCGCGCTCGATTTGACGCTGCGCGATATCCAGGCTGGCCTGAAGAAAGCGGGGCAGCCGTGGGAAAAAGCCAAAGGCTTTGACAATTCCTGCCCGCTCTCCGGTTTTATTCCGGCTAACCAGTTTGCCGGCGATCCGCAGCAGAGCGAGCTGAAGCTGCTGATCAACGGCGAGCTGCGCCAGCAGGGCAGCACGGCGGATATGATAACGCCGATCCTGCCGCTGATCGCCTACATGAGCAAATATTTCACCCTGCGCGCCGGCGACGTGATCCTGACCGGCACGCCGGAAGGGGTAGGCCCGTTGCACGCCGGCGATACGCTGGAGGTGTCGCTGGCGGGCCACGGCATCAGTACACGCGTGCTGTGA
- the minC gene encoding septum site-determining protein MinC, giving the protein MSQTPIEFKGSSFTLSVVHLHHTHPDVVRQALQDKIDQAPAFLKNAPVVLNVAALDGDVNWKQMQQAIASTGLRIVGVSGCKDEALKRMIARAGLPILSEGKEQKKSPEPEPVAAPAPVPVPENVVTKTRLVTTPVRSGQQIYARNADLIVTNSVSAGAELVADGNIHIYGMMRGRALAGASGDRDCQIFCTSLSAELVSIAGEYWLMDQIPAEYFAKAARLSLKDGALTIQTLN; this is encoded by the coding sequence ATGTCGCAAACGCCAATAGAGTTTAAAGGCAGTAGTTTTACTCTGTCTGTTGTTCATTTACACCACACGCATCCCGATGTGGTACGTCAGGCGCTTCAGGACAAAATTGACCAGGCACCTGCCTTTCTCAAAAATGCGCCCGTGGTTCTGAACGTAGCCGCCCTGGATGGCGACGTGAACTGGAAGCAGATGCAGCAGGCTATTGCTTCTACGGGCTTACGCATTGTAGGCGTTAGCGGCTGCAAAGATGAGGCGCTGAAGCGCATGATCGCGCGCGCCGGCCTGCCGATTTTGTCCGAAGGTAAAGAACAAAAGAAAAGTCCCGAGCCTGAGCCGGTAGCGGCGCCTGCGCCGGTGCCGGTGCCGGAAAATGTGGTGACGAAAACCCGGCTGGTGACGACGCCGGTGCGTTCGGGCCAGCAGATCTACGCACGCAACGCCGATCTGATCGTCACCAATAGCGTCAGCGCCGGCGCCGAGCTGGTTGCCGATGGCAATATCCATATTTACGGCATGATGCGCGGACGTGCGCTGGCTGGCGCCAGCGGCGATCGCGACTGCCAGATATTTTGCACCAGCCTCTCTGCGGAGTTGGTTTCTATCGCCGGGGAATACTGGCTGATGGATCAGATCCCCGCGGAATATTTTGCAAAAGCAGCGCGTCTTAGCCTGAAGGATGGCGCGCTGACTATACAGACATTGAATTAG
- a CDS encoding ATP-dependent DNA helicase: MADDFAADGALAQAIPGFRPREAQQQMAAAVAQAIEQRSELVVEAGTGTGKTYAYLAPVLRAGKKAIISTGSKALQDQLYSRDLPGVARALDYKGKTALLKGRTNYLCLERLEQQAMTGGELTVQTLSDLVYLRSWASETRDGDISSCDGVAEDSAIWPLVTSTNDNCLGNDCPLYKECFVVKARRRAMDADVVVVNHHLFLADMVVKESGFAELIPEADVMIFDEAHQVPDIASQYFGQQLTSRQLLDLAKDITIAYRTEVRDVQQLQKSADRLAQSAQDFRLALGEPGFRGNLREVLADRDVQRSLTLLDDALELCYDVAKMSLGRSALLDAAFDRASLYRSRLKRLKNIGEPGFSYWYECSSRHFVLALTPLSVSERFREVMDERPAAWVFTSATLAVNEQMTHFMDRLGVHKAQSMILTSPFDYARQALLCVPRDLPSPNQPGGARQLARRLLPLIEANNGRCFFLCTSHQMMRALAEEFRASLTLPVLLQGETGKAQLLKQFVDAGNALLVATSSFWEGVDVRGDALSLVIIDKLPFTSPDDPLLKARMEDCRLRGGDPFDEVQLPDAVITLKQGVGRLIRDVDDRGVLVICDNRLVMRPYGAVFLNSLPPTPRTRDLQQAARFLHQPDNE; this comes from the coding sequence GTGGCAGACGATTTTGCAGCTGATGGCGCTCTGGCGCAGGCAATACCCGGCTTCCGGCCGCGCGAAGCGCAGCAGCAGATGGCGGCGGCGGTCGCGCAGGCGATAGAACAGCGCAGCGAACTGGTGGTGGAGGCGGGCACCGGCACGGGAAAAACCTATGCCTATCTGGCACCCGTGCTGCGCGCCGGTAAAAAAGCGATCATTTCCACCGGTTCGAAGGCGCTTCAGGATCAGCTCTATAGCCGCGATCTGCCGGGCGTGGCGCGGGCGCTGGATTACAAAGGCAAAACCGCGCTACTGAAAGGGCGCACCAACTACCTGTGTCTTGAGCGTCTGGAGCAGCAGGCGATGACCGGCGGCGAGCTGACCGTACAGACCCTTAGCGATCTGGTCTATCTGCGCAGCTGGGCCAGCGAAACGCGGGACGGTGATATCAGCAGCTGCGACGGCGTAGCGGAAGACAGCGCCATCTGGCCGCTGGTCACCAGCACCAATGACAACTGCCTGGGGAACGACTGCCCGCTCTATAAAGAGTGCTTTGTGGTGAAAGCGCGCCGCCGGGCGATGGACGCCGATGTCGTGGTGGTCAACCACCATCTGTTTCTGGCGGATATGGTGGTGAAAGAGAGCGGCTTCGCCGAACTGATCCCGGAAGCGGACGTGATGATCTTCGATGAAGCGCATCAGGTGCCGGATATCGCCAGTCAATATTTTGGCCAGCAGCTCACCAGCCGTCAGCTGCTGGATCTGGCGAAGGATATCACCATTGCCTACCGCACCGAGGTGCGCGACGTGCAGCAGCTGCAAAAATCGGCCGACCGGCTGGCGCAGAGCGCGCAGGATTTTCGCCTGGCGCTGGGCGAGCCCGGTTTTCGCGGTAATCTGCGCGAAGTGCTGGCCGACCGCGACGTACAGCGGTCGCTGACGCTGTTGGATGATGCGCTGGAACTCTGTTACGACGTGGCGAAGATGTCGCTGGGGCGTTCGGCGCTGCTGGACGCCGCCTTCGATCGCGCTTCGCTCTATCGCAGCCGCCTGAAGCGTCTGAAGAATATCGGCGAACCGGGCTTCAGCTACTGGTATGAGTGCAGCTCGCGCCATTTCGTGCTGGCGCTAACGCCGCTGTCAGTATCCGAGCGCTTCCGCGAAGTGATGGATGAGCGTCCCGCCGCCTGGGTGTTCACCTCCGCCACGCTGGCGGTGAATGAACAGATGACCCACTTTATGGACCGGCTTGGGGTGCATAAAGCACAGAGCATGATCCTTACCAGTCCCTTCGACTATGCGCGCCAGGCGCTGCTTTGCGTGCCGCGCGATCTGCCGTCGCCTAACCAACCCGGCGGCGCGCGTCAGCTGGCGCGGCGTCTGCTGCCGCTGATAGAAGCCAACAATGGCCGCTGCTTTTTCCTCTGTACCTCTCATCAGATGATGCGCGCGCTGGCGGAGGAGTTCCGCGCCAGCCTGACGCTGCCGGTGCTGCTGCAGGGTGAAACCGGCAAGGCGCAGCTGCTGAAGCAGTTTGTCGACGCGGGCAACGCGCTGCTGGTGGCGACCAGCAGCTTCTGGGAAGGAGTGGACGTGCGCGGCGACGCGCTCTCGCTGGTGATTATCGATAAGCTGCCGTTCACCTCGCCGGACGATCCGCTGCTGAAGGCGCGCATGGAAGATTGCCGGCTGCGCGGCGGCGATCCCTTTGACGAAGTGCAGCTGCCGGATGCGGTGATCACCCTGAAGCAAGGGGTGGGCCGTTTGATCCGCGACGTGGACGATCGCGGCGTGCTGGTGATTTGCGATAACCGGCTGGTGATGCGCCCCTACGGCGCGGTGTTCCTTAACAGCCTGCCGCCGACGCCGCGCACCCGCGATCTGCAGCAGGCGGCGCGCTTTCTGCATCAGCCCGATAATGAGTAA
- the tsaB gene encoding tRNA (adenosine(37)-N6)-threonylcarbamoyltransferase complex dimerization subunit type 1 TsaB, producing MSARILALDTATEACSVALLLDGVVDAHFELCAREHTQRILPLVEEMLTRHQLALTQLDALAFGRGPGSFTGVRIGIGIAQGLAFGASLPLLGVSTLMTMAEAAWQRHGVTRVLAAIDARMGEVYWAEYQRAEDGQWHGEESEAVLKPEAALARMQQLSGEWTTVGTGWQAWPNLTAESPLTLLASEVTLPTAEAMLPLAQQLWQQGKSLPPEQAEPTYLRNEVTWKKLPGRV from the coding sequence ATGTCCGCGCGAATTTTAGCTCTTGATACGGCGACCGAAGCCTGTTCGGTCGCCCTGTTGCTGGACGGCGTCGTCGACGCCCATTTTGAACTCTGCGCGCGTGAGCATACCCAGCGCATTCTGCCGCTGGTGGAAGAGATGCTGACGCGCCATCAGCTGGCGTTGACCCAGCTGGATGCACTGGCGTTTGGCCGCGGCCCCGGTAGCTTTACCGGCGTCCGCATTGGCATCGGCATCGCGCAGGGGCTTGCCTTCGGCGCTAGTCTGCCGCTGCTGGGCGTTTCCACTCTGATGACCATGGCCGAGGCCGCCTGGCAGCGCCACGGCGTCACGCGTGTGCTGGCGGCAATCGACGCGCGCATGGGCGAAGTCTACTGGGCGGAATACCAGCGCGCGGAAGATGGCCAGTGGCACGGCGAAGAAAGCGAGGCGGTGCTGAAGCCGGAGGCGGCGCTGGCGCGTATGCAGCAGTTGTCAGGCGAATGGACCACCGTCGGCACCGGCTGGCAGGCCTGGCCGAACCTGACGGCGGAAAGCCCGCTGACGCTGCTGGCAAGCGAAGTAACGCTGCCGACCGCAGAGGCGATGCTGCCGCTGGCGCAGCAGCTCTGGCAGCAGGGTAAATCGCTGCCGCCAGAGCAGGCGGAACCGACCTATCTGCGTAATGAAGTGACATGGAAAAAATTGCCGGGCCGCGTTTAG
- a CDS encoding YoaH family protein, which yields MFTGLPALSHEQQQQAVERIQQLMADGMSSGEAITLVAQEIRQSHTGGHIAARFEDEDEA from the coding sequence ATGTTTACAGGTTTACCGGCGTTGAGCCACGAGCAGCAGCAGCAGGCAGTGGAGCGTATTCAACAGCTTATGGCGGACGGCATGAGCAGCGGCGAGGCGATTACGCTGGTGGCGCAGGAGATCCGCCAGTCGCATACTGGCGGACATATCGCAGCGCGCTTCGAGGATGAAGACGAGGCGTGA
- a CDS encoding YcgL domain-containing protein: protein MFCVIYRSPLRDQTYLYVEKKDDFSRVPQELLRGFGRPQLAMVLTLERTKKLANADIEKVKQALQDQGYYLQLPPPPEDLLKIHLGKGDPV from the coding sequence ATGTTTTGTGTGATCTACAGAAGTCCGCTGCGTGACCAGACTTATCTTTATGTTGAAAAAAAAGACGATTTCTCCCGCGTGCCGCAGGAACTGCTGCGCGGTTTCGGCAGACCGCAGCTGGCGATGGTGTTAACCCTTGAACGCACTAAGAAACTGGCCAACGCCGACATCGAAAAAGTGAAACAGGCGCTCCAGGATCAGGGTTATTATTTGCAGCTTCCGCCGCCGCCGGAAGATCTGTTGAAAATACATCTCGGAAAAGGCGATCCGGTTTAA
- a CDS encoding Slp family lipoprotein, translating into MRKNLINASAMLLTALLLGGCVSVPDSVKGRSAMPQQDLLRVMNAPQLYVGQEARFGGKVVKVTNLNGRTRLEIATQPLDESARPRLGAASVGRIWADVNGFIDPVDVTNQMVTVVGTIKGSEKGEIGKASYTFVVVDVTGYQRWRVQQQVMMPTQPIDPWIWYGPTRHHPGYWGPNPWMGYYNSGPAQVQTILTE; encoded by the coding sequence ATGCGTAAAAATCTGATAAATGCGTCAGCCATGCTGTTGACGGCGTTATTGCTGGGCGGCTGCGTAAGCGTACCTGATTCGGTGAAGGGCCGTTCCGCCATGCCGCAGCAGGATCTGCTGCGCGTGATGAACGCGCCACAGCTTTATGTCGGTCAGGAGGCCCGCTTCGGCGGCAAAGTGGTGAAGGTGACAAACCTTAACGGCCGTACGCGGCTTGAAATTGCCACGCAACCGCTGGATGAGAGCGCGCGGCCCCGGCTGGGCGCCGCCTCCGTCGGCCGCATCTGGGCGGACGTCAACGGGTTTATCGACCCGGTTGACGTCACCAACCAGATGGTGACGGTGGTCGGCACCATTAAAGGCAGCGAAAAAGGGGAGATCGGCAAGGCCAGCTACACCTTTGTGGTGGTGGATGTCACCGGTTACCAGCGCTGGCGCGTTCAGCAGCAGGTAATGATGCCGACGCAACCGATCGATCCCTGGATCTGGTATGGACCGACGCGGCATCATCCGGGCTACTGGGGCCCGAATCCCTGGATGGGTTATTACAATTCCGGTCCCGCGCAGGTGCAGACGATCCTCACCGAATAA
- a CDS encoding lytic murein transglycosylase, translating to MKLNALNATLISIMLAGCASKNSVSSAPPANSPAAPAAAAQSGGGFLKPAAGNNTLAAQGRDPAEFPAYVEQLKARARAQGIDAQTIDSAFADIHFVDRVIKSDRNQPEQKITLDDYLARVLTAKKIALGRSRLQEHQSELMAASQQYGVPPQYIVALWGMESNFGQLQGREDIISALATLAFEGRRETFFTNELIAALKMIQQGHITAPEMKGSWAGAMGQNQFMPSSYLNYGADGDGDGKIDIWRNTRDVFASTANYLAKEGWHADQSWGQEAVLPVDFDASLAGTKTQQAKTVGEWEKLGVRLTEGATLPDTKQRAWIILPDDVGGRAFMVYDNFRTIMRWNRSYYFAISIGKMADAVAQQ from the coding sequence ATGAAGCTGAATGCTCTGAATGCGACGTTGATTTCAATAATGCTGGCGGGATGCGCCAGCAAAAATAGCGTCTCGTCAGCGCCGCCGGCAAATTCGCCCGCCGCGCCGGCCGCCGCCGCGCAGTCGGGCGGCGGTTTCCTTAAGCCGGCAGCGGGCAACAACACGCTGGCGGCGCAGGGACGCGATCCGGCGGAATTCCCCGCCTACGTCGAGCAGTTAAAGGCACGGGCGCGCGCGCAGGGTATCGACGCGCAGACCATTGACAGCGCCTTCGCCGATATTCATTTCGTCGATCGGGTGATTAAATCGGATCGCAATCAGCCGGAGCAGAAGATCACGCTGGATGATTACCTGGCGCGCGTGCTGACCGCGAAAAAAATCGCGCTGGGCCGCAGCCGCCTTCAGGAACATCAAAGCGAGCTGATGGCGGCCAGCCAGCAGTATGGCGTGCCGCCGCAATATATCGTTGCCCTGTGGGGAATGGAGAGCAACTTTGGGCAGCTGCAGGGCCGCGAAGATATTATTTCCGCGCTCGCCACCCTGGCTTTCGAGGGCCGCCGCGAAACGTTCTTCACGAATGAGCTGATCGCCGCGTTGAAGATGATTCAGCAGGGCCATATCACTGCGCCGGAGATGAAAGGCTCCTGGGCGGGGGCGATGGGGCAAAACCAGTTTATGCCCAGCTCCTATCTCAACTACGGCGCTGACGGCGACGGCGACGGTAAAATCGATATCTGGCGCAATACCCGCGACGTATTCGCCTCGACGGCTAACTATCTGGCAAAAGAGGGCTGGCACGCCGACCAAAGTTGGGGCCAGGAGGCGGTGCTGCCGGTCGATTTCGACGCCAGTCTGGCGGGCACGAAAACGCAGCAGGCGAAAACCGTCGGCGAATGGGAGAAGCTCGGCGTACGGCTGACGGAGGGCGCCACGCTGCCCGATACCAAACAGCGCGCCTGGATCATTCTGCCGGACGATGTCGGCGGCCGTGCCTTTATGGTGTATGACAACTTCCGCACCATCATGCGCTGGAACCGCTCTTATTACTTCGCCATCAGCATCGGCAAAATGGCGGATGCCGTGGCGCAACAGTAG